Below is a genomic region from Enterobacter hormaechei subsp. xiangfangensis.
TAAATAAAGTTGAAGAGGACGGGCATGATGATGCATTCATCTGCATGCGACTGTGAGGCGAGCTTATGCGAGACCCTGCGCGGATTCTCGGCTCAGCATCCTGACAGCGTGATCTATCAGACATCGCTAATGAGCGCCCTGCTAAGCGGCGTCTACGAAGGGGAGACCACCATCGCCGACCTGCTGGCGCACGGCGATTTTGGTCTCGGTACCTTTAACGAGCTGGACGGTGAAATGATTGCCTTCAGCAGCCAGGTGTACCAGCTGCGCGCCGACGGCAGCGCCCGCGCCGCGAAGCCGGAGCAAAAAACGCCGTTCGCGGTGATGACCTGGTTCCAGCCGCAGTACCGCAAAGCCTTCGACGGGCCGGTCAGCCGTCAGCAGATCCACGACGTGATCGACCAGCAAATCCCCTCCGATAACCTGTTCTGCGCGCTGCGCATCGACGGCAATTTCCGCCACGCGCACACCCGCACCGTACCGCGCCAGACGCCACCGTACCGGGCGATGACCGACGTGCTGGATGACCAGCCGGTGTTCCGCTTTA
It encodes:
- the budA gene encoding acetolactate decarboxylase, producing the protein MMHSSACDCEASLCETLRGFSAQHPDSVIYQTSLMSALLSGVYEGETTIADLLAHGDFGLGTFNELDGEMIAFSSQVYQLRADGSARAAKPEQKTPFAVMTWFQPQYRKAFDGPVSRQQIHDVIDQQIPSDNLFCALRIDGNFRHAHTRTVPRQTPPYRAMTDVLDDQPVFRFNQREGVLVGFRTPQHMQGINVAGYHEHFITDDRQGGGHLLDYQLENGVLTFGEIHKLMIDLPADSAFLQANLHPSNLDAAIRAVEN